From Xylanibacter oryzae DSM 17970, a single genomic window includes:
- a CDS encoding HU family DNA-binding protein has protein sequence MPIFYKLSQDKRLTSATKGKWFGRSIVTNMIDTNGLAEIMQRNCTVKKSDILAVLAELVETMTDQLQQSARVKLDGFGSFKIGIKGTGSATVKDYSVAKNVKGLRVNFQPERSTDSNGTRNKKFLEGATVTEAPKNAVVAEKTTNP, from the coding sequence ATGCCAATATTTTACAAATTATCTCAGGATAAGCGTTTGACAAGTGCAACTAAAGGGAAGTGGTTCGGTCGTTCAATCGTAACGAACATGATCGACACTAACGGCCTTGCAGAGATCATGCAGCGTAACTGTACGGTGAAGAAAAGTGATATCCTAGCGGTACTTGCAGAGCTTGTAGAGACCATGACCGACCAGCTTCAGCAGTCAGCTCGTGTGAAACTGGACGGTTTCGGCAGCTTCAAGATAGGAATCAAGGGCACGGGCAGTGCAACTGTGAAGGATTACTCGGTAGCAAAGAACGTGAAAGGCCTTCGCGTGAACTTCCAACCGGAACGTTCTACCGACAGCAACGGTACCCGTAACAAGAAATTCCTTGAGGGTGCGACTGTCACCGAAGCTCCAAAAAACGCAGTTGTAGCAGAGAAAACGACTAATCCGTAA
- a CDS encoding smalltalk protein, whose product MSKILTSTWSLILKIVITVATAVLGVITGSSFSS is encoded by the coding sequence ATGAGTAAGATTCTAACCTCCACCTGGAGCCTTATTTTGAAGATCGTGATCACCGTGGCAACAGCCGTGCTCGGTGTGATCACCGGCAGCTCATTCTCTTCGTAG